A single window of Syntrophotalea acetylenica DNA harbors:
- a CDS encoding flagellar brake protein, whose protein sequence is MAYAVAISTGVLARQPADTLWSEMLSTILDHFRDGRDARILLPLHGQRSIAVDGSVRTADDETLGIALPYDRDFSQLVDPREICQILFTLQGREYRLLTRIQAIPGASDLLVKPKPPAIALQERQYFRIDTRVELSYYRLASEMPQKPHTVNARVNLSGSGIRIPAAEPLQTGDLLAMVLCLDGGKCLENVECLAQVVRFSTLPNGEMAAAMHFVEIENQDRDKIVAFCLARERELLREKVRTRDFY, encoded by the coding sequence ATGGCTTACGCGGTCGCGATCAGCACAGGCGTTCTGGCAAGACAGCCCGCCGACACCCTCTGGAGCGAAATGCTTAGCACCATACTGGACCATTTTCGAGACGGCCGCGACGCCAGGATACTGCTGCCTTTGCACGGGCAACGCTCCATCGCCGTGGACGGTTCCGTCCGCACCGCGGACGACGAGACCCTCGGTATCGCCCTGCCCTATGATCGCGATTTCAGCCAGCTTGTCGATCCCCGCGAAATCTGCCAGATACTGTTCACCCTGCAGGGCCGGGAATACCGCCTGCTGACCCGCATTCAGGCCATTCCGGGCGCATCGGACCTGCTGGTCAAACCCAAACCGCCGGCGATCGCCCTGCAGGAACGGCAATATTTCCGCATCGACACCCGGGTCGAACTCAGCTATTACCGTCTGGCTTCGGAGATGCCGCAAAAGCCGCATACGGTCAACGCCAGGGTCAACCTGAGCGGCAGCGGCATCCGCATTCCCGCCGCCGAACCACTGCAGACCGGCGATCTTTTGGCCATGGTTCTATGCCTGGATGGCGGCAAATGCCTTGAAAATGTCGAATGCCTCGCCCAGGTGGTGCGTTTCAGCACTCTCCCCAATGGCGAGATGGCCGCCGCCATGCATTTTGTCGAGATCGAAAATCAGGATCGCGACAAGATCGTCGCTTTCTGTCTTGCCAGGGAGCGCGAACTTTTGCGTGAGAAGGTTCGGACCCGCGACTTTTATTGA
- a CDS encoding flagellin: MAITINTNVQSINTQRSLSKSQTALAKSMQRLSSGLRINSAKDDAAGLAISDRMSAQIRGMNQAVRNANDGISFAQTAEGALGEMTNILQRMRELSVQSANATNSNDDRLALDSEFGELRDELDRIVGTTKFNGENLLNGTFGDANAAVFQVGANAGEVISVGIGTVSTAKLSDGSGNTLDAAGISAQGDTSTAINVIDGALKTVDSMRGTLGAKQNRFESTIANLNNVSENLSAARSRIVDADIATETSEMTKMNILQQAGVSILSQANQSSQLALSLLQ; the protein is encoded by the coding sequence ATGGCTATCACGATCAACACCAACGTTCAATCCATCAACACTCAGCGCAGCCTTTCCAAATCCCAGACTGCTCTGGCGAAATCGATGCAGCGCCTGTCGTCGGGTCTGCGCATCAACAGCGCCAAGGACGACGCCGCCGGTTTGGCCATTTCCGACCGCATGTCGGCACAGATCCGCGGCATGAATCAGGCGGTCCGCAACGCCAACGACGGCATTTCCTTCGCCCAAACAGCCGAGGGGGCCTTGGGGGAGATGACCAACATTCTGCAACGGATGCGGGAACTGTCCGTGCAGTCGGCCAACGCCACCAACAGCAACGATGACCGACTCGCTCTGGATTCGGAATTCGGCGAACTGCGCGACGAACTGGATCGCATTGTTGGCACCACAAAATTCAACGGTGAAAACCTTCTTAACGGAACCTTTGGTGACGCCAATGCCGCAGTTTTCCAAGTTGGCGCTAACGCAGGAGAGGTCATTTCTGTTGGAATCGGCACCGTAAGCACCGCCAAGTTAAGTGACGGATCCGGCAATACTTTGGATGCTGCCGGCATCTCGGCCCAGGGTGACACATCTACAGCAATAAATGTCATCGATGGTGCTCTTAAAACAGTCGATTCGATGCGCGGTACCCTTGGCGCCAAACAGAATCGTTTCGAATCGACCATTGCCAACCTTAACAACGTTTCGGAGAACCTCTCCGCCGCGCGCTCCCGTATCGTCGATGCGGACATCGCCACCGAAACCTCTGAAATGACCAAAATGAACATCCTGCAGCAGGCTGGAGTATCCATCCTTTCGCAGGCAAACCAAAGCTCCCAACTGGCCCTATCCCTGCTTCAGTAA
- the fliD gene encoding flagellar filament capping protein FliD — MSTINFGGLASGMDTEGIVEALMEIERKPLDRLESDKEYFSSRQDAFNTLNSKLETLQEKFADIDSGSEVRAYAAKAANEEYFSVSAMASALPGSYNIEVKSLARQQKDVSGSYASRSDTNFTTGTLTINGADISIDNDSLDSLVEKINAANAGDNATGVAASIIQDGSGYRLVLTGEDASSSFTASMSGGATANGYEPLAFSTTQTQSMASIVVDGITITSGSNTFDKAIPGISLTVNKTHATLGDTTLMTVSEDVETVKTKIKDVVTAYNAVINFMSEQKDSDWGRDSGMMAVKRNLQRMLTSPVDTGGALTTMSQLGLKTQKDGTLSIDDTALTETISSDMNGLEKLLAGSDGVDGIATLFKNYLDTTTDSVDGLSATRQASTDRTLKTIERNILKMEVRLDKREEILRAQFDAMELLISNLNSTGSYLTQQLSQLNS; from the coding sequence ATGTCTACAATCAATTTCGGTGGTCTCGCCAGTGGCATGGATACGGAAGGCATTGTCGAAGCCCTGATGGAAATCGAGCGGAAACCGCTGGATCGTCTGGAGTCGGACAAGGAATATTTCAGCAGCCGTCAGGATGCCTTCAACACACTGAATTCCAAGTTGGAGACGCTGCAGGAAAAATTCGCGGACATCGATTCTGGCAGCGAGGTGCGTGCTTATGCCGCGAAAGCCGCCAATGAAGAGTATTTCTCCGTCTCCGCCATGGCCAGCGCCCTGCCCGGCAGCTACAACATCGAGGTCAAAAGCCTGGCGCGGCAACAAAAGGATGTCAGCGGCAGCTATGCCAGTCGCAGCGACACCAATTTCACCACCGGAACGCTGACCATCAATGGCGCCGACATCAGCATCGACAACGATTCCCTGGATAGCCTGGTGGAAAAGATCAATGCCGCCAACGCCGGCGACAATGCCACCGGCGTCGCGGCCAGCATCATTCAGGATGGTAGTGGATATCGCCTGGTACTGACCGGCGAGGACGCTTCCAGTTCCTTTACCGCATCGATGAGCGGCGGCGCCACAGCCAACGGTTACGAGCCGCTGGCCTTCAGCACTACCCAGACCCAATCGATGGCCTCTATCGTGGTCGATGGGATTACGATAACCAGCGGCAGCAACACTTTTGATAAAGCTATCCCGGGGATAAGCCTGACGGTAAACAAAACCCATGCCACCCTCGGTGATACCACGCTCATGACTGTGAGCGAGGATGTCGAGACGGTCAAAACAAAAATCAAGGATGTGGTGACGGCCTACAATGCCGTGATCAATTTCATGAGCGAACAGAAGGACAGCGACTGGGGAAGAGACAGCGGCATGATGGCCGTCAAACGCAACCTGCAACGCATGCTCACTTCTCCCGTTGACACCGGCGGCGCGTTAACCACCATGTCCCAGCTTGGCTTGAAAACACAGAAGGACGGCACGTTGTCCATCGATGACACGGCCCTGACAGAGACCATTTCAAGCGACATGAACGGTCTGGAAAAACTGCTGGCGGGCAGCGACGGAGTCGACGGCATCGCCACACTATTCAAAAACTATCTGGACACAACCACCGATTCCGTTGACGGGCTGTCCGCCACCCGGCAGGCCAGCACCGACCGAACACTGAAGACCATCGAAAGAAATATCCTTAAAATGGAAGTGCGCCTGGATAAACGCGAAGAAATACTGCGCGCTCAGTTCGATGCCATGGAACTGCTGATCAGTAACCTGAACAGCACCGGTTCCTACCTGACTCAGCAGTTGAGCCAGTTAAACTCCTGA
- the neuB gene encoding N-acetylneuraminate synthase has translation MQKPVFIIAEAGVNHDGCLDRARMLVDVAAQAGADAVKFQTFRAETLVSRSAPKADYQQQTTGSSESQYDMLRRLELSMEDHRALIAHCRQAGIRFLSSPFDLASIDLLCDLGLDVFKIPSGEITNLPYLRRIGSLAKDVILSTGMADMDEISAALRVLTDAGTPKDRITILHCNTEYPTPMGDVNLRAMRSIGAAFGVRVGYSDHTEGIEVPIAAVALGATVIEKHFTLDRRLPGPDHRASLEPVELHAMVSAIRNIEVALGDAQKRPSPSESRNLVAVRKSIVAAKNIRSGEIFTEDNLAVKRPAGGLDPMCWDEVIGRCALRQFVSGEPIEC, from the coding sequence ATGCAGAAACCTGTATTTATTATTGCCGAGGCGGGCGTCAACCACGACGGTTGCCTCGACCGTGCCAGAATGCTGGTGGATGTTGCCGCACAGGCGGGTGCCGATGCGGTGAAGTTTCAGACCTTCCGCGCCGAAACCCTGGTGTCCCGCAGTGCCCCCAAGGCCGATTACCAGCAGCAGACCACCGGGTCGAGCGAATCACAGTACGACATGCTGCGCCGGCTGGAATTGTCGATGGAGGACCATCGGGCGCTTATCGCACATTGCCGGCAGGCAGGCATCCGTTTTCTGTCCTCGCCTTTTGATCTGGCCAGCATCGATCTGCTTTGCGATCTGGGGCTCGACGTCTTTAAAATTCCCTCCGGTGAAATCACCAATCTGCCCTACCTGCGTCGCATCGGAAGCCTGGCTAAAGACGTCATTCTCTCCACCGGCATGGCCGATATGGATGAAATTTCGGCCGCGTTGCGCGTGCTGACCGACGCCGGCACCCCGAAGGACCGGATCACCATTTTGCACTGCAACACCGAGTATCCGACGCCCATGGGTGATGTCAACCTGCGGGCCATGCGCAGCATCGGCGCGGCCTTCGGGGTGCGGGTGGGTTATTCGGATCATACCGAAGGGATCGAAGTGCCGATCGCCGCCGTGGCGCTGGGAGCCACGGTCATCGAAAAACATTTCACCCTCGATCGCCGCCTGCCTGGCCCGGATCACCGCGCCTCCCTTGAGCCGGTTGAACTGCACGCCATGGTGTCCGCCATCCGCAATATCGAAGTGGCGCTGGGCGACGCTCAAAAGCGGCCGTCGCCTTCCGAATCCAGAAACCTTGTCGCGGTGCGGAAGTCTATCGTCGCGGCGAAAAACATCCGTAGCGGTGAAATTTTTACCGAGGACAACCTGGCCGTCAAACGTCCCGCCGGTGGTCTCGATCCCATGTGCTGGGACGAGGTGATCGGCAGGTGTGCGTTGCGCCAGTTTGTCAGCGGAGAGCCGATCGAATGTTAG
- a CDS encoding LegC family aminotransferase, protein MFEDIIGFIRDQYPGGETIPLHAPVFPGREKAYLEECIDSTYVSSVGPFVEAFEKALADFVGSRHAVAVVNGTQALFVALKLAGVEGGCDVLTQSLTFVATANAIRYAGAQPVFIDVEEDTLGLSPRALENFLQSQAVISAGRLLNRTSGRPLAACLPMHTLGHPCRIDEISRICTEWGVPLVEDAAESLGSFYLGRHTGTFGRLGVFSFNGNKIVTTGGGGIIVTDDEALARRARHLTTTAKVPHPWEFLHDELGYNFRMPNLNAALGLAQMESLPRFLGHKRALAGRYAGFFEGTGWRFVQQPAAGMSNYWLNALLLDDEPQRDAFLRTTNEAKVMTRCLWRPMHMLDLYRHCQRGALPVTEGLYRRLVNLPSGVFL, encoded by the coding sequence ATGTTTGAGGACATTATCGGTTTTATCCGCGACCAGTATCCGGGGGGTGAAACCATCCCCCTGCATGCCCCGGTTTTTCCGGGCAGGGAAAAGGCCTATCTGGAGGAGTGTATCGACAGCACCTACGTTTCCAGCGTCGGTCCTTTTGTCGAAGCCTTTGAAAAAGCGCTGGCGGATTTTGTCGGCAGCCGTCATGCGGTGGCCGTGGTCAATGGCACCCAGGCCCTGTTCGTCGCCCTGAAGCTGGCCGGTGTCGAAGGGGGCTGCGACGTTCTGACCCAGTCCCTGACCTTTGTAGCTACGGCAAATGCCATCCGCTACGCCGGGGCACAGCCGGTTTTCATCGACGTGGAAGAGGATACGCTCGGTTTGTCGCCCCGGGCGTTAGAAAACTTTCTGCAATCCCAAGCCGTGATCAGTGCCGGTCGTCTGCTGAACCGCACGAGTGGCCGACCCCTGGCTGCCTGCCTGCCCATGCACACCCTTGGCCACCCTTGCCGCATCGACGAGATCTCCCGCATCTGTACAGAGTGGGGGGTGCCGCTGGTCGAGGATGCTGCCGAGAGCCTGGGCAGTTTTTATCTGGGTCGCCATACCGGCACCTTCGGTCGGCTCGGGGTGTTCAGCTTCAATGGCAACAAGATCGTCACGACCGGCGGCGGTGGCATCATCGTGACGGATGACGAGGCGCTTGCGCGACGTGCCAGACACCTCACGACCACCGCCAAGGTACCGCATCCGTGGGAATTTCTGCACGACGAACTGGGCTACAATTTTCGGATGCCGAACCTCAATGCCGCCCTCGGTCTGGCGCAAATGGAAAGCCTGCCCCGCTTTCTCGGCCATAAGAGGGCATTGGCCGGGCGCTATGCCGGTTTTTTTGAAGGCACGGGCTGGCGGTTTGTCCAACAGCCTGCGGCGGGCATGTCAAACTATTGGCTGAATGCACTCCTTCTGGATGACGAACCGCAGCGCGATGCCTTTCTGAGAACCACCAACGAGGCAAAAGTAATGACCCGCTGCCTGTGGCGGCCCATGCATATGCTGGATCTGTACCGTCATTGTCAAAGAGGCGCCCTGCCTGTGACCGAAGGTCTGTACCGCCGGCTGGTCAACCTTCCCAGCGGTGTTTTTCTGTGA
- a CDS encoding PilZ domain-containing protein, giving the protein MTLTDEPLNVLHDWHLVEILVPTTQGEPLQLDGMARLHGTNQLDLQLFPSDWPVSGLDPHAGWHLQCDQGMHFHTIRASLEKQDHPRRIRLRIEQHEVHDHQRRNLRVETAIYLAFWKDQPGEMARPQPARTQVSLSQQGLSFLTEDTLRTGTLLSLQMILPGTTLESLHCEAQVLSLGNATRKGRKMALKIVRITSEDREKIAMFCLAEHFRGMQAKTRLMALMMGSR; this is encoded by the coding sequence ATGACACTGACCGACGAGCCACTGAACGTCCTTCATGACTGGCACCTGGTCGAGATCCTTGTTCCGACCACCCAGGGCGAACCGCTGCAGCTCGACGGCATGGCCCGGCTGCACGGCACAAACCAGCTCGACCTGCAGCTGTTTCCCTCCGACTGGCCCGTGTCAGGGCTGGACCCGCACGCCGGATGGCACCTTCAGTGCGATCAGGGGATGCATTTCCATACCATCCGGGCCAGCCTTGAAAAACAGGATCATCCGCGCCGGATTCGGTTGCGCATCGAGCAGCATGAGGTTCACGACCACCAGCGACGCAACCTGCGTGTTGAAACCGCAATTTATCTGGCCTTCTGGAAAGACCAACCTGGCGAAATGGCACGGCCACAACCAGCGCGCACCCAGGTAAGCCTCAGCCAGCAGGGATTGAGTTTCCTGACCGAGGACACCCTTCGCACGGGCACATTGCTCAGCCTGCAAATGATTCTGCCCGGCACAACCCTGGAATCCCTGCATTGCGAAGCGCAGGTCTTAAGCCTGGGAAACGCAACCAGAAAGGGTCGCAAAATGGCCCTTAAAATCGTTCGAATCACATCGGAAGACAGGGAAAAAATCGCGATGTTCTGCCTGGCCGAACATTTTCGCGGCATGCAGGCAAAAACCCGGCTGATGGCACTGATGATGGGCAGCAGGTAA
- a CDS encoding acetyltransferase gives MDIILVGGGGHCRSVIDILEASGAYRIFGVLDLPAKGGTGILGYPVIGCDDDIPRLIREGQFRFLITLGQIKSPARRIALFQIIKDHGGCLPSIVSPLARVSRHAVVGEGTIVMHGALINAGARVGCNCIVNSRALVEHDVSVGDHCHLSTACVVNGAVQIGEGTFVGSGAVARENLEIGSGCIIGAGALVRKSLPPNSIYIGGGNGR, from the coding sequence ATGGATATCATTCTCGTCGGAGGCGGCGGGCACTGCCGGTCGGTCATCGATATCCTCGAAGCTTCGGGCGCTTACCGCATTTTCGGTGTGCTCGATCTTCCCGCAAAAGGGGGCACCGGGATACTTGGTTACCCCGTGATTGGCTGCGATGACGACATACCCCGCCTGATAAGGGAAGGGCAGTTCCGGTTTCTGATAACGCTGGGCCAGATCAAAAGCCCCGCGCGGCGGATTGCCCTGTTCCAGATTATCAAGGACCATGGCGGGTGTCTTCCCAGCATCGTGTCGCCGCTTGCCCGCGTCAGTCGGCATGCCGTTGTCGGCGAGGGCACCATCGTTATGCACGGCGCGCTGATCAATGCGGGGGCGAGAGTCGGCTGCAACTGCATCGTCAACAGCCGGGCCCTGGTCGAACACGACGTATCGGTTGGTGACCATTGCCATTTGTCCACCGCCTGCGTGGTCAACGGCGCGGTGCAAATCGGCGAGGGGACCTTTGTCGGCAGCGGCGCCGTGGCCAGGGAAAACCTCGAAATCGGATCCGGCTGCATCATCGGGGCTGGCGCACTGGTGCGGAAGTCCCTGCCGCCCAACAGCATTTATATCGGTGGCGGGAATGGTCGCTAA
- a CDS encoding NAD-dependent 4,6-dehydratase LegB, whose translation MTLEGKQVLVTGADGFIGSHLVEALIHRGCRVRALALYNSFNHWGWLDGLACGERIEVVCGDVRDPHFCREITKDIEVVFHLAALIAIPYSYVAPASYVDTNVTGTLNICQAAMENGCQRVLHTSTSEVYGTARYVPIDEAHPLQPQSPYSASKIGADALAMSFFNSFGLPVTTMRPFNTYGPRQSARAVIPTIISQIAAGKASIRLGDLRPTRDFNYVADTCAGLLALAECDAAVGKTVNIGSNREISIGDLFGLIRELMGREVALECDAQRLRPGQSEVFRLWCDNGLIRKLTGFEPRHTLREGLRRTIDWFTDPANLARYKTEIYNV comes from the coding sequence TTGACACTTGAGGGAAAACAGGTTCTGGTGACGGGGGCCGACGGTTTCATAGGCTCTCACCTGGTGGAAGCTCTGATCCACCGGGGCTGTCGGGTTAGGGCGCTCGCCCTATATAATTCCTTCAATCACTGGGGCTGGCTGGACGGTCTTGCCTGCGGTGAGCGTATCGAAGTGGTCTGCGGTGACGTGCGCGATCCCCATTTCTGCCGGGAGATCACCAAAGACATCGAGGTGGTTTTCCACCTGGCCGCCCTGATTGCCATCCCTTATTCCTATGTCGCTCCCGCCAGTTACGTGGACACCAATGTCACCGGCACCCTGAATATCTGCCAGGCCGCCATGGAAAACGGCTGCCAGCGCGTACTCCACACCAGCACCAGCGAAGTTTACGGCACGGCACGCTACGTTCCCATCGATGAAGCGCACCCGCTGCAGCCCCAATCGCCCTACAGCGCCAGCAAAATCGGGGCGGATGCCCTGGCCATGAGTTTTTTCAACAGCTTCGGCCTGCCGGTGACGACCATGCGGCCGTTCAATACCTACGGACCAAGACAATCGGCGCGTGCCGTCATTCCCACCATCATTTCGCAGATCGCCGCCGGCAAGGCATCGATCCGGCTCGGTGATCTGAGGCCGACGCGGGATTTCAATTATGTCGCCGATACCTGCGCCGGACTTCTGGCTCTTGCCGAATGCGACGCAGCCGTGGGGAAAACGGTAAATATCGGCTCCAACCGTGAGATATCCATCGGCGATCTGTTCGGCCTGATCCGGGAACTGATGGGCCGTGAGGTCGCGCTGGAATGCGACGCGCAGCGATTGCGTCCCGGGCAGTCCGAGGTTTTTCGCCTGTGGTGCGATAACGGACTGATCAGGAAACTGACCGGTTTCGAACCGCGGCACACATTGAGAGAAGGGCTTCGCCGGACCATCGACTGGTTCACGGACCCCGCCAACCTGGCTCGCTACAAAACGGAAATCTACAATGTTTGA
- a CDS encoding flagellar protein FlaG, whose amino-acid sequence MKIEMTSIGGTAPTAAPAPAENIEKNRQKFEAGPAAADAEKLVAPEEILTRIKALTDDGIYSVRFENDEQSKELIISLVDSDSGEVIRQIPPEEVLGTSEKLTALRGSLLDTTT is encoded by the coding sequence GTGAAAATAGAAATGACATCCATAGGCGGCACCGCCCCGACAGCGGCGCCGGCGCCGGCCGAAAATATCGAGAAAAACCGCCAGAAATTCGAAGCCGGGCCGGCAGCGGCTGATGCGGAAAAACTCGTGGCGCCCGAGGAAATCCTGACCAGAATCAAGGCTCTGACGGACGACGGCATCTACAGCGTGCGCTTTGAAAACGACGAACAGAGCAAGGAGCTGATCATCAGCCTGGTCGACTCCGATTCCGGTGAGGTGATCCGCCAGATCCCACCGGAGGAAGTGCTGGGCACCTCCGAGAAACTCACCGCCCTGCGCGGCTCACTGCTCGATACCACGACCTGA
- a CDS encoding diguanylate cyclase, with the protein MAYTALILGDSSASREKVAACLEGTGLIQRKLYCKDARRAIRWLSEYDIDIVCCDWRWQAREEIADMVGVLRRRPEWHDLPVLLFTRGDDRELWMAGMEIGVSECLPLELAMQEHRVKIRWHLKNRERIQELHKAQSQLARIALSDSLTGLFNRAYFDASIGQEIARCARRNLSLTLLMVDLDHFKTINDTYGHLAGDRALEAVAQVLTAQSRTSDTVCRFGGEEFAIILPETSGANALVVAERIRKKIAALDVGFPLTASIGVGSAKVTNSLTPDHLIAEADGALYEAKRRGRNRVESSALNTGVVSELRLFRGFRAAVATA; encoded by the coding sequence ATGGCGTACACGGCACTGATATTGGGCGACTCTTCGGCGAGCCGGGAAAAGGTTGCGGCATGTCTTGAAGGCACCGGGCTGATCCAACGCAAGCTGTATTGCAAGGACGCGCGACGGGCCATACGCTGGTTGAGCGAATACGATATCGACATCGTGTGCTGCGACTGGCGCTGGCAGGCCCGCGAGGAAATCGCGGACATGGTCGGGGTTCTGCGGCGGCGGCCCGAGTGGCACGATCTGCCGGTATTGCTGTTCACGCGCGGCGACGACCGCGAACTCTGGATGGCGGGGATGGAAATCGGCGTCAGCGAATGCCTGCCTCTGGAACTGGCCATGCAGGAGCATCGTGTCAAGATCCGCTGGCACCTGAAGAACCGCGAGCGTATCCAGGAACTGCACAAGGCCCAGAGCCAACTGGCCCGCATTGCGCTTTCCGACAGCCTGACCGGGCTGTTCAACCGGGCCTATTTCGATGCGAGCATCGGTCAGGAAATCGCGCGATGCGCGCGGCGCAACCTGTCGCTGACGCTGCTTATGGTCGATCTGGACCATTTTAAAACGATCAATGACACCTACGGCCATCTGGCCGGCGACCGGGCCCTGGAAGCGGTGGCTCAGGTGCTCACTGCCCAAAGCCGGACCAGCGACACCGTGTGCCGTTTCGGTGGCGAGGAGTTTGCCATTATCCTTCCTGAAACCAGCGGCGCCAACGCACTGGTGGTGGCCGAGCGGATCCGGAAAAAAATCGCGGCACTGGATGTCGGATTTCCTCTGACCGCCAGCATCGGTGTCGGTTCCGCCAAAGTGACCAATTCCCTGACTCCCGATCACCTGATCGCTGAAGCCGATGGCGCCCTGTATGAGGCCAAACGACGAGGCCGCAACCGGGTTGAATCCTCGGCTCTCAATACCGGTGTGGTATCCGAGTTGCGCCTGTTTCGTGGCTTCAGAGCCGCCGTGGCGACGGCTTGA
- the fliS gene encoding flagellar export chaperone FliS: MNPYLNQYKNNQINTASPEQIMIMLYDGALRFLAQAMQGIDDNDIELKNRGIQKAMAIVMEFRNTLDHNIGGEIAANLDALYDYMIREMIQANLKKDRQKLQAVHAMLADLRDTWKEAIVIAGNESRLSPAVNAGYQPLKASL, encoded by the coding sequence ATGAATCCGTATCTGAACCAGTACAAAAACAACCAGATAAACACCGCCTCCCCGGAACAGATCATGATCATGCTGTACGACGGCGCGCTGCGGTTTCTCGCTCAGGCCATGCAGGGGATCGATGACAACGATATCGAATTGAAAAACCGCGGCATCCAGAAGGCCATGGCCATCGTCATGGAATTCCGCAATACGCTGGACCACAATATCGGTGGCGAGATCGCCGCCAATCTCGATGCCCTGTACGACTACATGATCCGGGAAATGATCCAGGCCAATCTCAAAAAGGATCGGCAGAAGCTGCAGGCGGTACATGCCATGCTGGCGGATCTGAGGGACACCTGGAAGGAAGCGATCGTCATTGCGGGCAACGAATCCCGCCTGAGTCCGGCCGTGAATGCCGGCTATCAGCCGCTCAAGGCCAGCCTGTAG
- a CDS encoding flagellin domain-containing protein — MALTINTNVQSLNAQRNLSKSQSALANSMQRLSSGLRINSAKDDAAGLAISDRMNSQIRGMNQAVRNSNDGISLAQTAEGALGEMTNILQRMRELSVQSANATNSNDDRLALDSEFGELRDELDRIVGTTKFNGEKLLDGTYGTGQAAVFQVGANAGEVISVEIGTVSTAKLSDGSGNTLDAAGISAQGDTSTAMNVIDGALKTVDSMRGNLGAKQNRFESTIANLNNVSENLSAARSRIVDADIATETSEMTKMNILQQAGVSILAQANQTPQLALSLLG, encoded by the coding sequence ATGGCATTAACAATTAATACCAACGTTCAGTCCCTGAACGCACAACGGAACCTGTCCAAATCCCAATCCGCTCTGGCTAACTCGATGCAACGCCTGTCATCAGGCCTGCGCATCAATAGCGCCAAGGACGACGCCGCCGGGCTCGCCATCTCCGACCGGATGAACTCCCAGATCAGGGGCATGAATCAGGCGGTACGTAACTCCAACGACGGCATTTCACTGGCCCAGACGGCGGAAGGTGCCCTTGGCGAAATGACCAACATCCTGCAGCGCATGCGCGAATTGTCCGTCCAATCGGCCAACGCCACCAACAGCAACGATGACCGACTCGCTCTAGACTCGGAATTCGGCGAACTGCGCGACGAACTGGATCGCATTGTAGGCACCACCAAGTTCAACGGTGAAAAACTTCTTGACGGAACCTACGGAACTGGTCAGGCTGCTGTTTTTCAGGTGGGCGCCAACGCAGGAGAGGTCATCTCCGTTGAAATCGGCACCGTAAGCACCGCCAAGTTAAGTGACGGATCCGGCAATACCTTGGATGCTGCCGGCATCTCGGCCCAAGGTGACACCTCGACAGCAATGAACGTAATCGATGGTGCCCTCAAAACAGTTGATTCCATGCGCGGCAACCTCGGTGCCAAACAGAACCGTTTCGAATCGACCATTGCCAACCTTAACAACGTTTCAGAGAACCTCTCCGCTGCGCGGTCCCGCATCGTCGATGCGGACATCGCCACCGAAACTTCCGAGATGACCAAGATGAACATCCTGCAGCAGGCCGGCGTGTCGATCCTGGCGCAGGCCAACCAGACCCCGCAGCTGGCTCTGTCGCTGCTCGGTTAA